The following coding sequences lie in one Vitis vinifera cultivar Pinot Noir 40024 chromosome 19, ASM3070453v1 genomic window:
- the LOC100248626 gene encoding UBP1-associated protein 2C, with protein MDATKKRKMDENGLVSTDGDSLTKLAPEDARKIIEPFGHDQLLEILQNAAVRHLDVLDAIRSIADRDLTQRKLFIRGLGWDTTTEGLRQLFSAYGELEEAVVILDKVTAKSKGYGFVTFKHVDGALLALKEPSKKIDGRMTVTQLAASGLSGPASNASAVDVSMRKIYVANVPVDMPADRLLAHFSSYGEIEEGPLGFDKQTGKSRGFALFVYKTAEAAQAALVDPTKMIDGRQLVCKLAIEGKKGKTGGPAQAPTGVPGEAGHGDGLGVPPQGSMPGSLGSQYPGGPGGISAYGGFSGGPPPLGHHHPLNSSLPSSLGGGPGLSSQVPSSLGGSAGYGAGLGGPYGSAHYGGPNSAGYSGLGGAGGLGGAAGALGVAGGALGVAGGGSSLYRLPPSTVGMPSGGYPDSGHYSLSSSSAYPSQIHQPAGTSPVPRVPPGGMYPSGPPYY; from the coding sequence ATGGACGCCACCAAGAAGAGGAAGATGGACGAAAACGGCCTCGTATCCACCGACGGCGACTCCCTCACCAAGCTTGCTCCCGAAGACGCCCGCAAAATAATCGAGCCCTTCGGTCACGATCAACTTCTCGAGATCCTCCAGAACGCCGCCGTCCGCCACCTCGACGTCCTCGACGCCATCCGATCTATCGCCGACCGCGACCTCACCCAGCGCAAGTTGTTCATCCGCGGCCTCGGCTGGGACACCACCACTGAAGGGCTTCGCCAGCTCTTTTCTGCCTACGGCGAGCTCGAAGAGGCCGTGGTGATTCTCGATAAGGTCACGGCAAAGAGTAAGGGTTACGGGTTTGTGACGTTCAAGCACGTGGATGGGGCTTTGCTGGCTTTGAAGGAGCCCAGCAAGAAAATTGATGGGAGGATGACGGTTACGCAGCTTGCGGCTTCCGGGTTGTCGGGTCCGGCCTCGAACGCGTCGGCGGTGGATGTGTCCATGCGGAAGATTTATGTGGCGAACGTGCCGGTGGATATGCCAGCGGATAGGCTGTTGGCGCACTTTTCGTCCTATGGGGAAATTGAGGAGGGGCCGTTAGGGTTTGATAAGCAGACAGGGAAGTCGAGGGGCTTCGCTCTTTTTGTGTACAAGACTGCTGAGGCGGCGCAGGCCGCTTTAGTCGATCCAACGAAGATGATCGATGGGAGGCAACTGGTTTGCAAATTGGCGATAGAGGGGAAGAAGGGGAAGACCGGAGGTCCTGCTCAGGCGCCAACTGGGGTTCCTGGAGAAGCGGGACACGGTGACGGGCTTGGAGTGCCACCGCAGGGGTCTATGCCCGGTTCTCTTGGTTCGCAGTATCCTGGTGGGCCAGGTGGGATTTCTGCGTATGGTGGGTTTTCCGGTGGCCCTCCACCGTTGGGTCATCACCATCCTTTGAACTCATCCTTGCCATCATCGCTCGGTGGTGGGCCGGGGTTGTCAAGTCAGGTTCCATCATCTTTGGGTGGCAGTGCTGGGTATGGTGCTGGGTTGGGTGGTCCTTATGGTTCTGCCCACTATGGAGGGCCCAATTCAGCAGGCTATAGCGGGTTGGGCGGAGCTGGAGGATTGGGAGGTGCTGCTGGGGCATTAGGAGTGGCTGGTGGTGCACTGGGCGTTGCTGGAGGTGGGTCTTCATTGTATAGGTTGCCACCGAGTACTGTTGGAATGCCTTCAGGTGGGTATCCTGATAGTGGGCACTATAGCCTGTCATCTTCCTCGGCCTATCCTAGCCAGATCCATCAGCCAGCAGGGACGTCTCCGGTGCCTAGGGTTCCACCAGGGGGAATGTACCCAAGCGGCCCCCCTTACTATTGA